Proteins from a genomic interval of Rhodopseudomonas julia:
- the sciP gene encoding CtrA inhibitor SciP: MAEHVRPRVKYVIGPDGSPLTIADLPPPNTKRWVIRRKAEVVAAVRGGLLSLDEACSRYTLTVEEFLSWQMSIESHGLAGLRTTRIQQYRN, translated from the coding sequence ATGGCCGAGCATGTCCGACCACGAGTGAAATACGTTATCGGACCGGATGGAAGCCCGCTCACGATTGCTGATCTTCCACCCCCCAATACCAAACGCTGGGTGATCCGCCGCAAGGCTGAGGTTGTTGCTGCCGTCCGCGGCGGCTTATTGAGCCTCGATGAAGCTTGCTCGCGCTATACCCTGACAGTCGAGGAGTTTCTCTCCTGGCAGATGTCGATCGAGTCTCACGGTCTTGCGGGGCTCCGCACGACCCGCATTCAGCAATACCGCAATTGA
- the mnmA gene encoding tRNA 2-thiouridine(34) synthase MnmA: MLDIDLELPGPRSKARVLVAMSGGVDSSVAAALVNAAGYETIGVTLQLYDHGAATHRSGACCAGQDIHDAKRVAQALGIAHYVLDYESRFREAVIEPFAASYLSGETPVPCVACNQSVKFLDLLDTARQLGAAAMVTGHYVRTRSVGARRALFRPVDADRDQSYFLYATTAEQLDFLRFPLGDFTKPEVRALAAEIGLSVAEKSDSQDICFVPQGRYSDVIEKLKPNAADEGDIVHIDGRVLGRHRGIMHYTVGQRRGLGISAAEPLFVVRLDAAAKRVIVGPREALATRRFRLRDLNWLGDSDPSTWTDGQDVYARVRSTRPPVKASLSVQAGEASVILDDSEMGVAPGQACVFYDRDASDARVLGGGVIAQETTNEQACAA; this comes from the coding sequence ATGCTGGACATCGATCTTGAGCTGCCAGGTCCGCGCAGCAAAGCCCGCGTCCTCGTCGCTATGTCCGGCGGGGTCGATTCCTCCGTTGCTGCCGCGCTTGTCAACGCGGCTGGCTACGAAACCATCGGCGTGACCCTGCAACTCTATGATCACGGGGCGGCGACCCATCGCTCTGGGGCTTGCTGTGCGGGGCAGGACATTCATGATGCCAAACGCGTGGCGCAGGCGCTCGGCATTGCCCATTACGTTCTCGATTATGAAAGCCGTTTCCGCGAGGCGGTGATCGAACCTTTTGCGGCGAGCTATCTGTCGGGCGAGACGCCGGTGCCTTGCGTCGCCTGCAATCAATCGGTGAAATTCCTTGACCTCTTAGACACGGCCCGCCAGCTCGGGGCCGCTGCCATGGTGACCGGTCATTATGTGCGCACGCGCTCCGTCGGGGCCCGACGTGCGCTTTTCCGACCCGTCGATGCAGATCGCGACCAAAGCTACTTCCTTTATGCCACGACGGCCGAGCAGCTCGACTTCCTGCGCTTCCCTCTGGGCGATTTCACCAAGCCCGAGGTGAGGGCTCTGGCGGCCGAGATCGGTTTGAGCGTGGCGGAGAAGAGCGACAGTCAGGACATCTGCTTCGTGCCGCAGGGGCGCTACAGCGACGTGATCGAAAAGCTGAAGCCCAATGCGGCCGACGAGGGCGATATCGTACATATCGACGGGCGGGTGCTCGGTCGCCACCGAGGGATCATGCATTACACGGTCGGACAGCGGCGCGGGCTCGGCATTTCGGCTGCCGAGCCGCTGTTCGTCGTGCGGCTGGATGCCGCAGCAAAGCGCGTCATCGTCGGTCCCCGCGAGGCTTTGGCGACGCGCCGTTTCCGGCTGCGCGACCTGAACTGGCTCGGCGACAGCGACCCCTCCACCTGGACGGATGGGCAGGATGTCTATGCCCGGGTGCGCTCCACGCGCCCGCCGGTCAAAGCGTCACTTTCCGTGCAAGCCGGTGAAGCTTCTGTCATTCTCGACGATAGCGAGATGGGTGTGGCGCCGGGGCAGGCCTGCGTCTTCTACGATCGAGATGCCTCCGATGCGCGTGTTCTGGGCGGCGGCGTGATCGCCCAGGAGACGACGAACGAACAAGCCTGCGCCGCCTGA
- a CDS encoding DUF883 family protein: protein MAETNVPGGKSETERKADETKRKAEDVRHDLNAEFEILKADVAELSTRISDLLRTGAREGKDMLNERADYYRREGRRRADAAMSEAEALSDDLSQSISRNPFTAVLVALGLGFLVGAISRR, encoded by the coding sequence ATGGCAGAAACGAATGTGCCCGGCGGCAAGAGCGAGACGGAACGCAAGGCCGATGAGACCAAGCGCAAAGCCGAAGACGTTCGCCACGATCTCAACGCCGAATTCGAGATTTTGAAGGCGGATGTCGCCGAACTCAGCACCCGGATATCAGATTTGCTGCGCACCGGCGCCCGCGAAGGAAAAGACATGTTGAACGAACGCGCCGATTATTACCGCCGCGAAGGTCGCAGGCGTGCCGATGCAGCCATGTCCGAAGCCGAGGCTCTGTCTGATGATCTGAGCCAGTCGATCAGTCGCAATCCCTTCACTGCCGTTCTTGTGGCGTTGGGGCTGGGCTTTCTCGTCGGCGCCATTTCCCGGCGCTAG
- a CDS encoding phage holin family protein, with protein sequence MLRLLSSISFAYGAANLRRRIRVMARQAILMAIGAVILLYALGFGLVTLHIWLSSLWGSLVSAGVIGAVLFVIGLIVLLLALRPHREQARSVEQPLSQMSATAHDTYDRMQRSLRQSGSPLANPVVQAAGIALIIGVLLGRR encoded by the coding sequence ATGCTCAGGCTGCTTTCTTCGATCAGCTTTGCCTACGGCGCTGCAAATCTGCGGCGCCGTATCCGTGTCATGGCGCGACAGGCCATTCTCATGGCGATCGGCGCCGTCATTCTGCTTTACGCGCTCGGTTTCGGGCTGGTGACACTTCATATCTGGCTCTCCAGCCTGTGGGGTTCGCTTGTGTCCGCGGGCGTGATCGGCGCCGTGCTTTTCGTCATCGGGCTTATCGTGCTTCTTCTGGCGCTGAGGCCTCACCGGGAGCAGGCGCGTTCCGTTGAACAGCCTCTCAGCCAGATGAGCGCAACCGCGCATGATACCTATGACCGGATGCAGCGCTCGCTTCGGCAAAGCGGTTCGCCGCTCGCCAACCCGGTCGTGCAGGCGGCGGGCATCGCCCTCATCATCGGCGTCCTTCTCGGCCGCCGCTAA
- a CDS encoding YjbE family putative metal transport protein (Members of this highly hydrophobic protein family,regularly are found preceded by the yybP-ykoY manganese riboswitch (see RF00080). A metal cation transport function is proposed.): MWEGLLALLSIVWLDVVLSGDNALVIGLAASALPPQLRRPAILCGIGLAATIRILGAILFTYLLGIPGIVLAGGLLLLWVCWRLYRDVGEKGPTGAEMANAKTTENERQADGAGIMQALVSIAVADVSMSIDNVFAVASISRGNALLLVFGLVLSIALMALAASLIVKLLVRHRWISYVGLVFLVYVAGGMIWEGGIDLATAAHLPLADELSDFGDLVLLLHRP, translated from the coding sequence ATGTGGGAAGGCCTCCTCGCGCTTTTGTCGATCGTCTGGCTCGATGTCGTCCTGTCCGGGGACAATGCACTCGTCATCGGCCTTGCGGCCTCGGCACTTCCGCCGCAATTGCGGCGACCCGCCATCCTCTGCGGCATCGGTCTGGCGGCCACCATCCGAATCCTCGGCGCGATCCTCTTCACCTATCTCCTCGGCATACCAGGCATCGTGCTGGCCGGCGGTTTGCTCCTCTTATGGGTTTGTTGGCGGCTCTACCGCGACGTCGGCGAGAAGGGCCCGACAGGAGCAGAGATGGCCAACGCCAAAACGACGGAAAACGAGCGGCAAGCAGACGGAGCCGGGATCATGCAGGCGCTCGTCTCCATCGCCGTTGCGGACGTCTCCATGTCCATCGACAATGTTTTCGCAGTCGCCTCGATCTCCCGGGGCAACGCGCTTCTCCTCGTCTTTGGTCTCGTGCTCTCGATCGCGCTGATGGCGCTCGCAGCAAGCCTCATTGTGAAGCTTCTCGTTCGCCACCGCTGGATCTCCTATGTGGGCCTCGTCTTCCTGGTCTATGTGGCAGGTGGAATGATCTGGGAGGGCGGTATCGATCTTGCGACGGCGGCGCATCTGCCACTGGCGGATGAACTTTCAGATTTCGGCGATCTCGTTCTGCTGCTGCATCGACCGTGA
- a CDS encoding PilZ domain-containing protein — MLHSKALPGSASDVPIAENPADARLEGSRFGRHTQLQREDGAPREAETRAAETPNAVADKVTDLLDFRRRGAVRLQTAIDAHLVFAENSVSRCIIRDLSTAGAQLEVEEGVKPDSEMILAVPQVNIAIVCELAWRRGKRMGVQFCRGRIPSDKIAEMMKL; from the coding sequence ATGCTTCACTCGAAGGCGCTGCCTGGCAGCGCGTCCGATGTGCCAATCGCAGAAAATCCAGCCGATGCTCGGTTGGAGGGATCCCGCTTTGGGCGGCACACCCAATTGCAGCGGGAGGATGGTGCGCCACGTGAGGCGGAGACACGCGCCGCGGAGACGCCCAATGCCGTTGCCGACAAGGTGACGGATCTTCTCGACTTTCGCCGCCGGGGAGCCGTGCGGCTGCAGACGGCGATCGACGCCCATCTGGTGTTTGCGGAAAACAGCGTCTCGCGCTGCATCATCCGCGACCTTTCCACCGCCGGGGCGCAGCTCGAGGTCGAGGAGGGCGTCAAGCCGGACAGCGAGATGATCCTCGCAGTGCCTCAGGTGAATATCGCGATCGTTTGCGAGCTCGCCTGGCGGCGCGGCAAACGCATGGGCGTTCAGTTCTGCCGCGGGCGTATTCCATCCGACAAGATCGCCGAGATGATGAAGCTCTGA
- a CDS encoding Dps family protein, which translates to MGLVAAKIEPSAKQDIVEGLTQSLAETAVEMTKAQNFHWNVTGMAFGPLHELFQKMYEDHFEAMDVLAERVKALDAHAEGRYSKYLERSAVEEHDGHATDREMVAALLADQETLSSTLSALCSVSEKHGDWATNDLATERVAAHDKFAWMLRSHLGENA; encoded by the coding sequence ATGGGTCTGGTGGCAGCAAAGATCGAACCGAGCGCGAAACAGGATATCGTCGAGGGTCTCACGCAGAGTCTCGCCGAGACCGCTGTGGAAATGACAAAGGCGCAGAATTTCCACTGGAACGTCACCGGCATGGCTTTTGGCCCGCTGCACGAGCTGTTCCAGAAAATGTATGAGGACCACTTCGAAGCGATGGACGTCCTCGCCGAGCGGGTCAAGGCGCTCGATGCGCATGCGGAAGGCCGCTATTCGAAGTATCTGGAACGCAGCGCCGTGGAAGAGCATGACGGCCATGCGACCGATCGCGAGATGGTTGCAGCACTCCTGGCCGACCAGGAAACGCTGTCGTCGACGCTTTCGGCTCTCTGCAGCGTTTCAGAAAAGCACGGCGATTGGGCGACCAACGACCTCGCGACCGAGCGCGTCGCTGCGCACGACAAGTTCGCCTGGATGCTGCGGTCTCATCTCGGCGAAAACGCCTGA
- a CDS encoding DUF1289 domain-containing protein, whose product MFQAARRIARCPSLIDRDRQGRMTKTWKNAPSPCIDVCKFKRKGRCIGCSMSREDKASFKRLDSKDDKKAFLTALVERLKEQGGLPFWATAYRRKCEKQGVPCPLDKLTVDA is encoded by the coding sequence ATGTTTCAGGCTGCTCGCAGGATTGCGAGATGTCCCTCATTGATTGACCGAGACCGCCAGGGCCGCATGACCAAGACGTGGAAGAATGCACCTTCGCCGTGCATTGACGTGTGCAAATTTAAGCGCAAAGGCCGCTGCATCGGCTGCAGCATGTCGCGGGAGGACAAGGCTTCATTCAAGCGGCTCGACAGCAAGGACGACAAGAAGGCCTTCCTGACGGCACTGGTTGAGAGACTGAAGGAACAGGGCGGCCTTCCCTTTTGGGCAACCGCCTATCGTCGAAAATGCGAAAAGCAGGGTGTCCCCTGCCCGCTCGACAAGCTCACCGTCGACGCGTGA